One Cucumis sativus cultivar 9930 chromosome 1, Cucumber_9930_V3, whole genome shotgun sequence DNA segment encodes these proteins:
- the LOC101223170 gene encoding photosynthetic NDH subunit of subcomplex B 4, chloroplastic: MAKAIAGFSIIKPTLHSSNLHPKSALIPHSKLLSNSGGFSHQELPKVVKPKRGSLSKVNAFPDWQLMAVLVDHLDGQRDLVTHKSIVHLSDAAIKNVYSLYIMFTCWGCLFFGSMKDPYYDSEVYRKDGGDGTGHWVYEKQEDIEEAARADLWREELIEEIEQKVGGLRELEEAGKK; this comes from the exons ATGGCTAAGGCTATTGCAGGCTTCAGCATTATCAAACCAACCCTGCATAGCTCAAATCTCCACCCCAAATCAGCTCTCATCCCACATTCAAAACTG CTTTCAAACTCTGGAGGTTTCAGTCATCAAGAACTG CCTAAAGTTGTAAAGCCAAAAAGGGGATCTCTAAGCAAAGTGAATGCCTTCCCCGATTGGCAATTGATGGCAGTTCTAGTTGATCATTTGGATGGCCAAAGAGACCTTGTTACCCACAAATCCATAGTGCATCTTAGTGATGCAGCTATAAAGAATGTCT ACAGTCTTTACATCATGTTCACATGTTGGGGTTGTTTGTTCTTTGGCTCCATGAAG GATCCATATTATGACTCAGAGGTGTACAGGAAAGATGGAGGAGATGGAACAGGACATTGGGTCTATGAAAAG CAAGAGGACATTGAAGAAGCAGCAAGAGCAGACCTATGGAGGGAGGAGCTGATAGAGGAGATTGAACAAAAGGTTGGAGGACTAAGAGAGTTGGAAGAAGCTGGAAAGAAATAA
- the LOC101202902 gene encoding uncharacterized endoplasmic reticulum membrane protein YGL010W, which produces MGKTGLFDLEKQFAFYGAYHSNPMNIFIHVLFVWPIFFTSLMYLYFTPSFYTIPKSPCGFDHGLVLNFGFLFTLMYAAYYVVFDKRAGSMAALLCFVCWVGASFIANKLGYSQTWKVVLAAQLFCWTNQFIGHGVFEKRAPALLDNLAQAFLMAPFFVVLEVLQSLFKYEPYPGFSASVQAKIKADIREWKETKEKLS; this is translated from the exons ATGGGGAAGACTGGATTGTTTGATCTGGAGAAACAGTTCGCCTTCTATGGCGCTTATCACAGCAACCCAATGAACATTTTCATCCACGTTTTGTTTGTGTGGCCAATCTTCTTCACCAGTCTCATGTATTTGTATTTCACCCCTTCATTCTACACAATTCCCAAATCCCCTTGTGGGTTTGACCACGGCTTGGTTTTGAACTTCGGATTTCTTTTCACTTTAATGTATGCCGCATATTATGTTGTTTTCGATAAGAGAGCTGGGTCCATGGCTGCTTTGCTTTGTTTCGTTTGTTGGGTTGGAGCAAGCTTTATCGCTAATAAACTTGGTTATTCTCAGACTTGGAAG GTTGTACTGGCCGCTCAGTTGTTCTGTTGGACCAATCAGTTTATAGGCCATGGAGTATTTGAG AAACGAGCACCGGCTTTGTTAGACAATCTTGCACAAGCTTTTCTAATGGCTCCATTCTTTGTAGTTTTAGAG GTTCTTCAAAGTTTATTCAAATATGAACCATATCCGGGGTTTAGTGCGAGTGTGCAAGCAAAGATAAAAGCAGATATAAGAGAATGGAAAGAAACGAAGGAAAAACTGTCATAG
- the LOC101214145 gene encoding pentatricopeptide repeat-containing protein At1g59720, chloroplastic/mitochondrial produces MILINRRKLNLALSLCSHVKINFSNFQLLVPRFIWSSGLKTATDTIPNGGYFAKEQKFMFLFKQCSTLKDLNQLHASIIRLGFDQNLFVIGKLIDFCAVSDHGDMNYAVVVFDRIENADGFLWNTMIRGFGRNRKLLMAFEFYKRMLEKGIAADNFTFSFLLKMTGQLGSIMLGKQLHVNILKLGLDSHVYVRNTLIHMYGRLKDVNIARNLFDELPKTDLVAWNAVIDCHVSCGMYNEALDLFVQMLQSGVEPDEATLVVTISACSALGALDCGRWVHSHVNSNDRGKTIAVFNSLIDMYAKCGAVEYAREMFNAVSGKNIVTWNTMIMGLATHGDAEDALTLFSNMLAERVETPDGVTFLAVLCACNYGGKVEEGRRYFDLMTKHFNIQPTLKHYGSMVDILGRAGFVEEAYQLIKSMPMECNAVIWRTLLAACQMHGNVELGERVSSHVLEIVADHSSDYVLLANMYASSGQWNEMIKTRKSMHRKGVEKPEPGNSYLEINPL; encoded by the coding sequence ATGATCCTTATCAACAGGAGAAAATTGAACTTGGCACTCTCTCTGTGTTCCCATGTTAAgatcaatttttcaaattttcagtTGCTTGTTCCCAGGTTCATTTGGAGTTCGGGTTTGAAAACAGCCACTGATACAATACCCAACGGTGGCTATTTTGCTAAGGAGCAAAAGttcatgtttcttttcaaGCAATGTTCCACTTTGAAAGATTTGAATCAACTCCATGCCAGTATTATTCGATTGGGTTTCGATCAGAATCTCTTTGTTATTGGCAAACTCATTGATTTTTGTGCGGTTTCGGATCATGGAGACATGAATTACGCTGTTGTTGTTTTTGACAGAATCGAAAACGCAGATGGGTTTCTTTGGAATACAATGATCAGGGGATTTGGAAGAAATCGTAAACTGCTAATGGCGTTTGAGTTCTACAAGAGGATGTTAGAGAAGGGAATAGCGGCGgataatttcactttttctttcttgctgAAGATGACTGGGCAGTTGGGTTCAATTATGTTGGGGAAACAGTTGCATGTTAATATTCTGAAACTTGGCCTTGATTCTCATGTGTATGTGAGGAACACGCTTATACATATGTATGGCAGGTTAAAAGACGTCAATATAGCACGCAACCTGTTTGATGAATTGCCCAAAACAGATTTAGTGGCTTGGAATGCCGTAATTGACTGTCATGTCTCTTGTGGAATGTACAACGAAGCACTTGACTTGTTTGTTCAAATGTTGCAGAGTGGCGTCGAGCCAGACGAAGCCACACTGGTTGTGACGATTTCAGCATGTTCTGCATTGGGTGCACTGGACTGTGGGAGGTGGGTTCATTCCCATGTCAACAGTAACGATAGGGGAAAAACTATAGCTGTTTTCAATTCATTGATCGACATGTACGCCAAATGTGGAGCGGTTGAATACGCCCGCGAGATGTTTAACGCAGTGAGCGGCAAGAACATAGTAACGTGGAACACAATGATCATGGGATTAGCAACACATGGTGATGCAGAGGATGCACTGACACTCTTCTCAAACATGTTAGCCGAGAGGGTGGAGACTCCTGATGGTGTTACTTTCTTGGCAGTATTGTGTGCTTGTAATTATGGAGGGAAGGTAGAGGAAGGGAGGAGGTATTTTGATCTTATGACCAAACACTTCAATATCCAACCCACACTTAAGCATTATGGATCCATGGTGGATATTCTGGGACGAGCTGGATTTGTAGAAGAAGCTTATCAGCTAATAAAGAGCATGCCAATGGAGTGCAATGCTGTCATATGGAGAACATTGCTCGCAGCCTGTCAGATGCATGGAAACGTTGAACTCGGGGAGAGAGTAAGTAGCCATGTGCTAGAGATAGTGGCAGATCATAGTAGTGATTATGTTCTTCTTGCAAATATGTACGCAAGTTCTGGTCAATGGAATGAAATGATAAAGACCAGGAAATCAATGCACCGGAAAGGAGTGGAGAAACCAGAGCCAGGTAATAGTTATTTGGAAATCAATCCATTGTAA
- the LOC101203135 gene encoding 60S ribosomal protein L34, which yields MVQRLTYRKRHSYATKSNQHRVVKTPGGKLVYQTTKKRASGPKCPVTGKRIQGIPHLRPAEYKRSRLARNRRTVNRAYGGVLSGGAVRERIIRAFLVEEQKIVKKVLKIQKAKEKLASKS from the exons ATGGTTCAGCGTCTTACATACCGCAAGCGCCATAGCTATGCTACCAAGTCTAACCAGCACCGTGTTGTCAAAACCCCTG GTGGGAAGCTTGTGTATCAGACTACCAAGAAAAGAGCTAGCGGACCCAAATGTCCGGTTACCGGCAAAAGGATTCAGGGG ATTCCTCACTTGAGGCCAGCTGAATATAAGAGGTCTAGACTGGCTAGGAACCGTAGGACCGTGAATCGTGCATACGGTGGTGTTTTATCTGGTGGTGCTGTGAGGGAGAG GATCATCCGGGCCTTTTTGGTGGAAGAGCAGAAGATTGTCAAGAAGGTATTGAAGATTCAGAAGGCTAAGGAAAAGCTGGCATCAAAGagctaa
- the LOC101214387 gene encoding NAC domain-containing protein 100: MAAAAGGVVNKQDHLELPPGFRFHPTDEELISHYLFEKVMDSSFCCRAIGDVDLNKSEPWDLPWKAKMGEKEWYFFCVRDRKYPTGLRTNRATEAGYWKATGKDKDIYRGKSLVGMKKTLVFYRGRAPKGEKSDWVMHEYRLEGKLSALNLPKTAKNEWVICRVFQKNSSGKKVDISGISKLGSFGNEFSHSILPPLTDSLPFNGETKRPVVQLANNSNVPCFSIAMDSQTKLEPMASSYNNNNNTNTSLFSIIPNPIDSFPRNPHSNSMYSPPNQTFSLPPPNLQFTNSLLLQEQQSLLRALIQNVNGGNTFKTEREKISISQETCLTTDLNNEISSVFPNLEMGRRPFGNSQQEAPPGPNMPPIDLDGFWNY; encoded by the exons ATGGCTGCTGCTGCTGGTGGTGTTGTTAATAAACAAGATCATTTGGAACTGCCTCCTGGTTTTCGATTTCATCCCACTGATGAAGAACTCATTTCTCATTACTTGTTTGAGAAAGTTATGGATAGTAGTTTCTGTTGTAGAGCAATTGGTGATGTTGATCTTAACAAATCTGAGCCTTGGGATTTGCCTT GGAAGGCGAAAATGGGAGAAAAAGAGtggtattttttttgtgttagaGATAGAAAATACCCAACTGGATTGAGGACGAACAGAGCAACTGAAGCTGGGTACTGGAAAGCTACTGGTAAAGATAAAGACATTTATAGAGGAAAATCTCTTGTGGGTATGAAGAAAACTTTGGTTTTTTATAGAGGAAGAGCTCCAAAAGGTGAAAAATCTGATTGGGTTATGCATGAATATCGATTAGAGGGTAAACTCTCTGCTCTAAACCTTCCCAAAACTGCCAAG aATGAGTGGGTGATTTGTAGAGTATTTCAGAAGAATTCAAGTGGGAAGAAAGTGGATATTTCTGGGATATCGAAATTGGGTTCTTTCGGGAATGAATTTAGCCACTCTATTCTTCCTCCATTAACAGATTCCTTACCATTTAATGGAGAAACCAAACGCCCTGTTGTTCAATTGGCTAATAACAGTAACGTGCCCTGCTTCTCCATCGCCATGGATTCTCAAACAAAACTTGAACCAATGGCTTCTTCttacaacaacaacaacaacaccAACACTTCTTTATTCTCTATAATTCCCAATCCAATCGATTCATTTCCAAGAAACCCACATTCAAACTCAATGTATTCACCTCCAAATCAGACCTTCTCCCTTCCTCCTCCAAATCTCCAGTTCACAAACTCCCTTCTTTTACAAGAACAACAATCACTCCTCAGAGCTTTGATTCAAAACGTCAATGGCGGAAACACATTCAAaacagaaagagaaaaaatcaGCATCTCCCAAGAAACCTGCCTCACCACCGATCTCAACAACGAAATTTCATCTGTTTTCCCAAATCTCGAAATGGGTCGAAGGCCGTTTGGTAATTCTCAACAAGAAGCTCCACCAGGTCCTAATATGCCACCGATCGACCTCGACGGGTTCTGGAATTACTGA